One stretch of Miscanthus floridulus cultivar M001 chromosome 18, ASM1932011v1, whole genome shotgun sequence DNA includes these proteins:
- the LOC136522877 gene encoding AP2-like ethylene-responsive transcription factor AIL5, which yields MDMDMSSTYPHHCLSFSLSNNYHHGLLEAFSNSSATPLGDEQGAVEESPKMVEDFLGGVGGTGAPPPVADAEDHQLVCGELGSITAGFLRHYPAPGTVENPGAVTVAGMSTDVTENDQARRPAETFGQRTSIYRGVTRHRWTGRYEAHLWDNSCRREGQSRKGRQVYLGGYDKEEKAARAYDLAALKYWGATTTTNFPVSNYEKELEEMKSMTRQEFIASLRRKSSGFSRGASIYRGVTRHHQHGRWQARIGRVAGNKDLYLGTFSTQEEAAEAYDIAAIKFRGLNTVTNFDMSRYDVDSILNSDLPVGGGATGRASKFPLDSLQPGSAAAIIAGAAASQGMPPSEKDYWSLLALHYQQQQQQLPAAAYEAYGSGVNVDFTMGTSSHSSSNTGSGVMWGATTGAMGQQDSSSSKQGNGYASNIPYAAAMVSGSAGYEGSTGNNGTWVTSSTSTAPQYYNYLFGME from the exons ATGGACATGGACATGAGCTCAACTTATCCCCACCATtgtctctccttctccctctccaaCAACTACCACCATGGCCTTCTTGAGGccttctccaactcctccgcTACTCCACTCG GAGACGAGCAGGGTGCAGTGGAGGAGTCCCCGAAGATGGTGGAGGACTTCCTCGGCGGCGTCGGTGGCACGGGCGCCCCACCGCCAGTGGCGGATGCAGAGGATCACCAGCTTGTCTGCGGCGAGCTGGGCAGCATCACAGCCGGGTTCTTGCGCCACTACCCGGCTCCTGGGACGGTGGAGAACCCCGGCGCGGTGACCGTGGCCGGGATGTCGACGGACGTGACGGAGAACGACCAGGCGAGGCGTCCCGCCGAGACGTTCGGGCAGCGCACATCAATCTACCGTGGTGTCACCAG GCACCGGTGGACAGGGAGATATGAGGCGCACCTGTGGGACAACAGCTGCCGCCGGGAAGGCCAGAGCCGCAAAGGCCGCCAAG TCTACTTAG GAGGCTATGATAAGGAGGAGAAGGCTGCTAGAGCTTATGACCTCGCCGCACTCAAGTACTGGGGTGCTACAACCACGACCAACTTCCCG GTGTCCAACTACGAgaaggagctggaggagatgaagtcgATGACGCGGCAGGAGTTCATCGCGTCGTTGCGCAG GAAGAGCAGCGGCTTCTCACGAGGCGCCTCCATCTACAGAGGAGTCACAAG GCATCATCAGCATGGCCGGTGGCAGGCGAGGATCGGCAGGGTGGCCGGAAACAAGGACCTCTACTTGGGCACGTTCA GTACTCAGGAGGAGGCAGCGGAGGCGTACGACATTGCTGCGATCAAGTTCCGCGGCCTCAACACCGTGACCAACTTCGACATGAGCCGCTACGACGTCGACAGCATCCTCAACAGTGACCTCCCGGTCGGGGGCGGAGCGACCGGGCGCGCCTCCAAGTTCCCATTGGACTCGCTGCAGCCAGGGAGCGCTGCTGCAATAATCGCCGGGGCTGCCGCGTCACAGGGCATGCCGCCGTCCGAGAAGGACTACTGGTCTCTGCTCGCCCTGCActaccagcagcagcaacagcagcttcCGGCTGCTGCTTACGAGGCTTACGGCTCCGGCGTGAACGTGGACTTCACGATGGGCACCagcagccacagcagcagcaacaccgGCAGCGGCGTCATGTGGGGAGCCACCACTGGTGCAATGGGGCAGcaagacagcagcagcagcaagcaggGCAACGGCTATGCCAGTAACATTCCTTATGCTGCTGCTATGGTTTCTGGATCAGCTGGCTACGAGGGCTCCACCGGCAACAATGGAACCTGGGTTACCAGTAGCACCAGCACGGCTCCCCAGTACTACAACTACCTGTTCGGGATGGAGTAG
- the LOC136521651 gene encoding fasciclin-like arabinogalactan protein 3 has protein sequence MAPSTFLFVFFFLLPATAVAAPPATGGNAAVAFNVTEILSRYPEFKLFNFLLSKTRVAREVNSRNSVTVLVPDNSAVDWLLRRSARLPRAALVELISVHVALDYIDAAKLAALPRGGQPTVVTTLFQTTGTARNRTGFLNVTATGRGGAVFVSAAPGSLINATFKRAVTARPYNISVLQISNFVVPPGIITRPRLPLPPPSPSPPAPRMRQMAIAPSPAPAPTSTLPRLSPKTIPTSEGDTAEAPDTAEAPAPSRGHVTRATSWWIGSAVGMACMLGYL, from the coding sequence ATGGCTCCTAGCACCTTCTTGTTCgtgttcttcttcctcctgcccgccaccgccgtcgccgccccACCAGCTACCGGCGGCAACGCCGCCGTCGCCTTCAACGTCACGGAGATCCTGAGCCGGTACCCAGAGTTCAAGCTCTTTAACTTCCTCCTCAGCAAGACCCGCGTGGCGCGCGAGGTCAACAGCCGGAACTCCGTCACCGTGCTCGTCCCGGACAACTCCGCCGTGGACTGGCTGCTCCGCCGCAGCGCCAGGCTGCCGCGCGCCGCGCTCGTGGAGCTCATCTCCGTCCACGTCGCGCTCGACTACATCGACGCCGCCAAGCTGGCGGCGCTGCCCCGGGGCGGCCAGCCCACCGTGGTCACCACGCTGTTCCAGACCACGGGGACCGCGCGCAACCGCACGGGGTTTCTCAACGTCACCGCCACGGGCCGCGGCGGCGCCGTCTTCGTGTCGGCCGCGCCGGGGTCGCTGATCAACGCCACGTTCAAGAGGGCGGTCACCGCGAGGCCGTACAACATATCCGTGCTCCAGATCAGCAACTTCGTCGTGCCGCCGGGCATCATCACCAGGCCgcggctgccgctgccgccgccgtcgccgtcgccgcccgcgCCGAGGATGAGGCAGATGGCGATCGCGCCGAGCCCTGCGCCTGCGCCGACGTCAACTTTGCCGCGGCTATCTCCGAAGACGATTCCGACCTCGGAGGGCGATACCGCGGAGGCTCCCGACACTGCTGAAGCGCCGGCGCCGTCGCGTGGCCATGTGACGCGAGCAACGAGTTGGTGGATTGGTTCGGCCGTGGGGATGGCATGCATGCTCGGGTACTTGTAG